In [Phormidium] sp. ETS-05, the genomic window AAAGCTGTCTTTGGTAGGGATAGGTGGCCGCTTCGGGGGTCAAGCCTTCCACACTGACGACGCGGACGGTTTGTTGGTTGGCGACTTGAGCGTAGGTGGCGTAACCGATGCCATCTTTTCCTAATTGTTGCAACATGGGTGTAGTGGCATCTCGTTCCATTGTGGTAATGTTGGGTGTATTGCCGAAATTGCCTCCCTGCAAGACTAATTCTTTAAAGGTTTGATGGGTGCCGCTAACCACGGGACGGTTGATGACTCTGATGGGACTTGGAGGCCCGCCTACTTGGGACCAGTCGGTAATTTGACCTTGAAAGATTTGCATGACTTGGGTGGTGGTTAAACCGCGCTGGTAGGGGTTGTCTTTGCCGACAACAATGGCTATTTGGTCTCTAGCTACTGGTACGGTGATTAAACCTTGACTCTGTTCGGCGCTGGTGAGGGGACGGGAGATGGCGGCGATGTCGGCGGTGTTGGCAAGTAAGGCTTGAATGCCCAGATCGGTGCCGTTGGCATTGGCGGTGACAGTAGTGCCGGGAAATTGACCCTCAAAACCCCTTTTTAGATTTTGATTAATTGTCACCATACTGGTAGAACCATCAACGCGCAAGGTTGTCCCCGCTGGGACGGAGATAGGGGCAGGAAATGCGGTGGTAGCAGTGGGTGGCGGTGGTGGCGGTGCAGTGCCGGGAGTGCCTGACGGTGGTGGTGGTGGCGTGCCGCCAGTAATTGGTGTTTGTTGATTTACGTTTTTTTGAGAAAAGTACCAATATCCGCCACCGACGAGCATCAAAAATAGAAAGATAAAGACGATGGGAGGTGGTCCGCTTCTTTGTGCCATAAAATTTAGTTGCTTTGCTCTGTGCTTGATTCTAACATTTTCAGCCGCTGGGAAACGGCGTCATCTAAGGTCATTTTTTCTAAGTCTGCTTGCAGCTTTTCGGCGGGGTTTTCCGAGAGGTCGGCGAGGGCTTGTTGTTGGAGGTGCCGCCGCTCTACGGCGCTTTTGGCAGCTTCAAACTGAGACCGAGCCGAATCGATATTCAGGTCGCTGTTGACTTTGGCCATTGTGGCCAGTGCCTCGTTAATTTCGGTGATGTCTTTCATATTCTGCATATCGGCTTTATATGCTTCCAGTTTGAGACGTTCCCGCTGCAGCTTTTCTTGGGAGGCTTTGACATAAGTTTCGGCCTGTTGGACCTGGGTTTCTAGTTGGGGCAGGAGTTGCTCGATTTGAATTACTTTAGATATGGCCATGCGCGCTGCTTCTTGGTTGCCCAGTTTTTGAGCGGTGATGGCTTGGCGCTCTAGTCTCTGCATTTCTTCGGCTTTGGCTTGGTATTTTTGTTTCGCTTTTTGATATGCTCCCACTTGGATGGCTACGGCTTCCGACAGCTTTTGTACCGATGCCTGCATATCTCGCAGGGCTTCTTCTGCGGTTTGTACGGCGACTTTGCCGCCGGATTCTACGGGCATTCCCCACAACCAGTTCCAGGTGCCGATGATGGTGCGTCCGGCTTTCTCTCCCACTAACCAGTAGATCACTTTTTTCATAATATGGCTTTGGATTGTATTGTTATTAGTTTATCTGAAGATTTGGGATAGTGAGAGGGCTTAACTTAGGGTTAACCTTGGCGGTGGGGATTGACTAGCGGAGGGGGAAAAATAAATTCAGATAGGCTTGGACGATCGGCTCGCCCCAAAGGGATGCGATCGCGGCACCGAGGGCAAGAAATGGTCCGAAGGGGAAGGGTTTTTGGCGGCTCTGCAGTCCCAGAGCGATCGCGCCACCACCAATGAAGGCCCCCGCCGCACAGGCGAGAAAGCAGCCTAATAATAGGTGTTGCCAACCCAACCAGGCGCCCATCATCGCTGCCAGTTTGGGGTCGCCGTCTCCCATCGCTTCTTTCTGAAACACCGCCGAACCTAACCACCGGATGATATCCAGTAGCCATATCCCCACCACCGCGCCAACTATTCCCCCCATCACAGATGTAGCGCCCAAGTCCGATCGCCACTCCGGGAGCAAACCTGCCGCCGCCTGAAATGCTAACCCCACCACCAGTCCTGACTTAGTGAGGGCAGAAGGCAGGGTCATCGTGTCAAAATCGATTAATGATAAAGCTAGGAGCCAGCTAAAAAATGCCATATTGCCCACAATTTCCACCGTAGTCCCAGGGGTGAGTGATATCAGCAGGAATAAAAATCCTGTTGTAGCTTCCACCAGGGGATAACGAGGGGAAATGGGGCTGTGACAGTGCCGACAGCGCCCCCGCAGCCACAACCAGCCGAAAACTGGCACGTTTTCGGTTTTACCTAGTTGGTGCAAACATTGGGGACAGCGGGATGGCGGCCAGAGGATGGATAATTTGGCAGGCACCCGATAGACGACCACATTAATAAAGCTGCCAATGGAAGCACCCAAGGCAAAAATTATAATCGAGGCTCCCACGGCGAATATAGAATCCATGTACAGTCGAGATCGGATTTTTGATTTAGATGTGAGGTAATGGCCTCAATATAGGCCAGATTCGATTTGCTCAAAGGTCACGAAGCACTCGGTCATCAGCAAGGCTGGCCTTTTGCGGAAAACCAGGTGTCCGCGATAGCTAAAGCGGTCTATAACTACGCCTAGGGGTCTTGGCATCCGGTCTTGATGCACATCCTTGTAGTAGCGATAGACCTGCCGTGCGGCTCTGAGCAAGGTGGGATCTAGCAACTGGGGAGAGTCCAGGCTCACGCCCCGATTTTCTATCCACTGTTGAGCGTACACGAGCTACCTACCACAATCGTTTTTGGGTTGACTCCAGTCAATTCATATTCTAAGGCGATCGCCCTTTTCCGTGGGGTTTATCACTCCTCTATCAGGAATTTAGACCCACCATCAGGGGTGTTACCCTCGCCGACTCCCAACCAGGCGCCATCAGAATTCTGTTTATAACCAGTGTTCTGTAGGGGCGAATGGCCATTCGCCCCTACACCGATGGCCATTCGCCCCTACAGCCCACCCTACAGAGACGGACATCCTGTTTAATTACAGCGGTTTGCTAGTCTATCTGAGACATTCCCTCACCCCAAACCCGGATCCCAGAAAGGGAGAGGGGCTTTTGATCTGGACAATATCATTTTACAAAGCGCTGTATGTGGATTTACTTACAAACAAACTTTTTTTCCCATTTACCCCACTGGTCGCCTGCCAGTTTGGCCGGTCATCAACCGCAGGGCAAACTGCTTGAGGGGGAAAATCGATCGTAGTCCCCACAACCCTAAACGCCTGACTGCCACCAATGGCCAAAAGTTGTGAGAAAACATCCGATCGAGAAAATCAGTAAACCCCAAAATCGTCAAATTTTCCCACTGTCGCCAGCGTTCATATTCCTGCAGAACTTGCTTTGAGCCCATATCGGCATTCTTCCGGTACGCATTTTTCAACACTTGCGCCAGAGCCGCCGCATCCCGGATGCCCAAATTCAGACCCTGCCCCCCCACCGGATGACAGCAATGAGCCGCATCACCCACCAGAGCCAACCGGTCTTTCACATAGTGGCGGCTTTGCATCAACTGCACCGACCAGACAAAACGAGGCCCAAGCAATTCCAGCTCCCCCATTTGGTCGCCGTAACGCCGTTTCAGCTCTTGGAGAAAAGCCGCATCATCCAAAACCGCCAGAGCTTGAGCCTCAGCGTGGGGAGCAGTCCAGACCACATTACACCGATTCCCAGTTAAAGGCAGAATCGCAAATGGTCCAGATGGCCAGAATTTTTCATAAGCAATATTATTGTGGGGTTTTTCCGGTTTGATTTTAGTCGTGATGCAGGACTGCCAATATTTCCAGCCGTCAGTAGGAATCCCAGCAGCGCTACGGATGGGAGACTTTGACCCGTCCGCAGCTACCAATAACTGAGAACGGATGCGATGGTAAACAGCTTCCCCATCACCATTGGCCGCATCTCTAACCTGTAAAATCACCCCATCACTTTCATATTCCACTTTCACCACTTCCGCCGGACAAAACCAAGTGATGTTACCAGAGGCGTTTAAAAAATCCTGCAGCGGCTTAATTAACGCCCCATGTTCCGCCACATAACCCAATTCTTCTGTCCTGCCCAAATCTTCGGGGTAGAATTCCACCACCCCTGGATAGTCCGCATCAGAAAGGCGGATTTTTTTAAATGGGGTGATATGAGGGCGGATTTGCTCCCACACCCCGATATCCGCAAATATCTGCGCCGATAGTAGGGAAATGGCATAAACTTGGGTTTTTGCCGCTGCCACCGCCTGGGGTTGTAATTCCACCAGGGCCACTTTCATGCCTGTATTTTTTAAAGCCGCCGCCAGGGTAGCCCCAGCAACACCGCCACCCACGATCGCCACGTCACAGGTCATATTTACTTCTGCGGGCAGGGCACGATTTACCTCTGATGATGGTCGGGAAACAGATTGAAGCATTTTGAAATCGGTTTTTCAAACCCCCACTGGGGAGGAAAATTTACATAACTTCATTTTGCCCGAAATTTGCCCGTGGTTTGTAGTTGGGCTTTAGCCCAAAAAAACCAGGGCAGCACGGACCTGGTTTGTAGTTGGGCTTTAGCCCAAAAACCGGGTGAGCAAGGGGACACGGACCTGGTTTGTAGTTGGGCTTTAGCCCAAAAAGACCAGGTGAGCAAGGGGACACGGACCTGGTTTGTAGTTGGGCTTTAGCCCAAAAAGACCAAGGAGTGACGGGGGGCAAGGGGTCCCATGACTAAGAGTGAGGCTCTCCCAGTAGGATCAGCCCCGATCGTAATTTACCCAGACATTCGGTGGTTACGTCACTAATGGCTAAACCCCCAGCGGTGCGGCGACGAGTAGAGCGTAAAATCACCAAATCGTAAGATGGGGCGGCGGTGACAATGATTTCCGCCGGGTTGTCATCGCGGACAGTAGTGATTTCTGAAGTGGAGTTAAATTTTGACTCTGAGAGAATTTTGGCTAATTCTGACTCGAACTCCTGGACTTGGGGAGCCGGAGTTTTGGGGTCGGACACGTGCAAAAACGTGCAAGTTCCACCATTAGCAGCCGCAAACATTTGGGCAAACAGCACGGTGCGTAAGGCTGGGGAGCTTAAATTTTTCACGGGCACTAATATGCGGCGAATATTGGCTGGTGCATCTAGTAAGCGAATCACTGCTACAGGACAGTGGGAAGACCAAAAGACATCATCTACCAGACTGCCGAATAACCGGGCGCGCAAACTCCCGGTTTCACCCCAACCCATGACAATTAAACTGGCATTTTGCTCTCGGGCGGTGCGGCTGATCCCCTCAGCGATATTGTTGTCAATTCTGACAATGGGATATGCCTCTACCATCTGCTCAGAGCTGATTTGCAAAGCCCGCCCCAATAGCTGCTTTCTCAGTTTCAGCGCCAAATCAAGTTCTTGAGAGTCCATATGGACGTGAGCGGGGGTGACGGTTAAAACCGCAATCTTCCCATGTTGGTGTTGCGCCACCATCGCCCCCATCTCCATCAAATACCGCTGAGTCAGAGGGTTATTTACTGGCACCAATACGGTAAAACCCTCGGAGTCTGCCATTGGCTCTTCCCAAACACTAACTGCCGTTTGACTGGCTATTTCGGCTTTTGGTATGGGCAACCTGCTGGCGAACCTTGCAGTAATCACTGGACCGATGATAGAAGTCACTATCATCAGCACAATTACCGTATTGAAGAAAGACTCTGGCAATAATCCCACTTGATAACCAACCAAAGCCGCTGCTAAAGTTGCAGCCACTTGGGGCATAGATAAAGACCACATGGTAAACAGTTCATCGCGAGAGTAGCGATAAAGCCACTTCACCACTAATGCGGCCAGAAATTTACTGCCAATCAACCCCGCCACCACCGCCAGAGTCAGGGAAAAATGCGAAAATAATGTTTCCACAAAAGCCGGAATATCCAGGATTAATCCCATGCCCACGAAGAAAAATGGGATAAACATTGTCGCCCCGACAAACTCCACTTTTTCTTGTACAGGGCCGCGCCCCACCACATCATTAACGGCTAATCCGGCTAAAAAGGCTCCCACAATCTTATCTACATTGATGATTTGCGCTCCTACGGCTGCCATAAGTAAGGCAATTAATACGAATAAGAATTGATTGCTTTCTTCATCGCCGGTGCGCTGAAAATACTCTTTGCCTGCCCAGTCTAATCCCCATAAAACTGCCGCCACATACATAGCTAATGCCAATAGTTGGATGACCAAACTGCTGGCAGAAAAATCTCCCCCATGAATTGATACACATATGGCTAAAACTAATAAGGAGGCGGTGTCGGTAAAAATGGTGGCGCCTATGGTGACTGTTACTGCTTGGTTGTTGACTACACCCAAGCGGTTAACAATTGGATATGCTAAAATTGTGTGGGAAGCGAATAAAGAACCTGTTAACACTGATCCATTCCATCCTAACCCAAAAAGTCTTCCCACCAATGTTCCGGTAATTAAAGGAATGATAAATGTAGCAAGTCCAAATCCTAGCGAACGATTTTTGTGTTTTTTGAATTGAGCTAAATCTATTTCTAATCCAGCTACGAACATGAGATAAATTTTGCCGATTTCTGCAAATAGTTTCATCATTTCATCATCGGCAGTCATAATCTGCAATCCATGATCTCCTAGGATAACCCCAGCTACTAGCAATCCCACTAAACCGGGTAATTTCATCCGCTCGAATATGGGGGGCACGGTCAAAATAACTACTAACAGAATTGTAAAGGGGACTAGGGGTGTGTCGGGCAGAAATGTGAGGAAATTTTCCATATCACTTAAATATGCAGTAAATAGGAACAAGGGTGATACCCTTGTCCCTACCATACCATCCCGGCGTCACCGATCGCCCCTGGGCGGTGGTCCCCCTCACAGTCCCGCCTAGATTTCCATCAAACCCTGCCCCCAAGCAAAAAGCCAACCACGGGACCGTGGTTGGCTGGGATGAACTACCTGGAGGGAAATAACTAGGATTTCAGGGGAATGATTTTGCCCTTGGTGCCATTACCATTACTAGCACCATTGCTGCCATACCTGAGATATTCATTGTGCTTAATCAAACTGAGAGCTTGGCGCAGGGCCTCGGCGCGAGAACCGAGGAGGTTTTGTGGGGGCAAAATGGCCAAGACGTTCAATTTTTCTAACCGGTGTTTGGTTTGACCCGCTGCACCGACGATAAACACGTGGCGTCCTTGGTCGCAAGCATCTTTGATGGCGCTTTCAATCACTAAGGAGGAGGTGACACCTAATAGGGGTACGTCGCTGAGGTCCAAAACCAAGGCTTTGTAATTGACGATCGCGGCTTGCTCCCGGGCGATCGCTTTCGACACCCCAAACACCATCGGACCGCTCAGGTAGAACAGCAGGATCCGCCCTTCAGCTTTCTTGAGCAACTCTTTCTCTTCCGAATTGAGCAAAATCTCATCATCAGCATCAGTGATCGCTTTCACATCCTTAGCTTGAATATCGCTCAGGCGCTGAATCGTGAGAATATTCGCCACAAATACACCCACACCAACCGCCACAATCAAATCCACGAACACCGTCAGCAAAATCACCCCGTACATGATGGCAGCTCCCTTGAGGGAAACCACGTGAGCCCGTTTGAGGAAATCCCAATCGATAATATCTATCCCCACTTTCAGGGCAATCCCCGCCAACACCGCCATCGGGATATTTTGGGTTAAACCAGCCGCCCACAAAACCACTACCAGCAAAATCGTGGCACGAGTTAAACCAGATAAAGCGGTTTTCGCTCCGGCTTGGATGTTGACCACGGTTCCCATTGTGGCACCGGCTCCTGGGAGACCGCCACACAAGCCGGAAATTAAGTTACCAATACCTTGACCGATTAATTCTTTGTCCGAGTCATGGTGGGTGCGGGTTAGGCTGTCAGCAATCACGGAAGTCAGCAGGGTGTCGATGCAGCCCAGCATTCCCAGAACCACCCCATTCACGAGCATCACTCGGAGCTGGTCCACGGAGAAAACTGGCATTTGCAATGTGGGCAAACCCATCGGGATTTCACCGATGCGGCGGATATCGGCATTAGGAAACACCCACAGAGAGATTACTGTACCGGCAATTAAAGCCACCAGTTGCGGCGGCACGATGCGTTTATATTTTGATGGCATGGCGAAAATAATCGCCACGGTCATAGCGGCTAAGCCAGTTTCGATGATATCGATATTGGCGATAAATTCGGGCAATTTTTGCAGGGTGCCGATGACGCCTGCACCGCTTTTCTGTCCCAGAAATGGCCCGATTTGCAGGATAATCATAATCAGCCCGATGCCGGACATAAACCCGGAAATCACGGTGTAGGGCATGAGGGTGATGTATTTGCCTAGCTTGAAGAAGCCAAAGAGGATTTGGAACAGTCCCGCCAACATTACTACGGTAAAGGCCATTGCCATGCCGTTTTCGGGGTTGGCAGCGGTGAGAGTGGTAACGATCGCGGTCATTACCACGGTCATCGGTCCGGTGGGTTCGGATATCAGGGTGGCTGTGCCGCCAAACAGGGCAGCAAAAAAGCCCACACATACGGCGCCGTAAAGTCCAGCCACTGGACCGGCACCGGAGGCTACACCGAAAGCCAGAGCCATTGGCAGGGAGACGATCGCGGCTGTGACCCCACCAAATATGTCTCCCTGAACATTGCGAAAATTTATCTTATTAAAGAGTCTCATCTTTTCCTATAAATTTACAAAAAAACAACTCTGCTCTGGTTTTCCCAGCTAATTTAATTTGTTCACGGGGGGGGAGAAGAGCTTTTGAGCAGTTCAAGATGATTTGACAAAGTGGTGGATTCAGAATAATTACTCTAGAGCGCCCATCATTTTGGGCAAACTGCTAATCATCGCTTTGATTCATCACCACTGATGCTAGATTAGTTTCGGATATGATACAGGATTTTTAGTCAAACCATCTCCAGATATCTAATTTTGTCAAAATAATTTTCAATCATTATCATAAGCCATAGTTTTGGTTGGCAGACCCCCGCAATATACCGATGACACCGATTAGTCAACCTGGATGATTGTGTGGGTATTTTAGTGGAGAAGCCGCCAATTATCAGCCGCACCGATATTTACAGCGTTTTGCCCGTCTATCTAGAACATTCCCTCACCCCAAACCCCTCTCCCAGAAAGGGAGAGGGGCTTTTGAATAGTCCAATATCATTTTAAAAAGTGCTGGATTAGAAAATATTATGGAAAAAATTTTTATCAAAAGTATAATTGATGAATTGTGCCAAACTGACTAGGGATCAAGGGAAATACGGATATATAGGGGGCTGATGGGGACTGGTAAACCGCTCCCTTGCTGGGCTGCCCCCCCAAGAAAAACTGTTTTTTAATCATGGCACCAGCCGCCTGATGCTGGCTAAGGGGCCTAGGCACTTTCAGTTTCGCGGGTAGTTACAAGCGCACATAGTGACGAACCGTGGCGTATTTCAAGTTCAACCCACGATCGCCCCATAACTACTGAACCCCTGCAAGTCCCGCTAAGGGTTGTTTGAGTTTCTCCAAGGTCTCACCGGAAATCAACGGGGTGGCATGGCGCCTTTTTCTCTTCGTGTTACCTCCGA contains:
- a CDS encoding cation:proton antiporter, with the translated sequence MENFLTFLPDTPLVPFTILLVVILTVPPIFERMKLPGLVGLLVAGVILGDHGLQIMTADDEMMKLFAEIGKIYLMFVAGLEIDLAQFKKHKNRSLGFGLATFIIPLITGTLVGRLFGLGWNGSVLTGSLFASHTILAYPIVNRLGVVNNQAVTVTIGATIFTDTASLLVLAICVSIHGGDFSASSLVIQLLALAMYVAAVLWGLDWAGKEYFQRTGDEESNQFLFVLIALLMAAVGAQIINVDKIVGAFLAGLAVNDVVGRGPVQEKVEFVGATMFIPFFFVGMGLILDIPAFVETLFSHFSLTLAVVAGLIGSKFLAALVVKWLYRYSRDELFTMWSLSMPQVAATLAAALVGYQVGLLPESFFNTVIVLMIVTSIIGPVITARFASRLPIPKAEIASQTAVSVWEEPMADSEGFTVLVPVNNPLTQRYLMEMGAMVAQHQHGKIAVLTVTPAHVHMDSQELDLALKLRKQLLGRALQISSEQMVEAYPIVRIDNNIAEGISRTAREQNASLIVMGWGETGSLRARLFGSLVDDVFWSSHCPVAVIRLLDAPANIRRILVPVKNLSSPALRTVLFAQMFAAANGGTCTFLHVSDPKTPAPQVQEFESELAKILSESKFNSTSEITTVRDDNPAEIIVTAAPSYDLVILRSTRRRTAGGLAISDVTTECLGKLRSGLILLGEPHS
- a CDS encoding FAD-dependent hydroxylase gives rise to the protein MLQSVSRPSSEVNRALPAEVNMTCDVAIVGGGVAGATLAAALKNTGMKVALVELQPQAVAAAKTQVYAISLLSAQIFADIGVWEQIRPHITPFKKIRLSDADYPGVVEFYPEDLGRTEELGYVAEHGALIKPLQDFLNASGNITWFCPAEVVKVEYESDGVILQVRDAANGDGEAVYHRIRSQLLVAADGSKSPIRSAAGIPTDGWKYWQSCITTKIKPEKPHNNIAYEKFWPSGPFAILPLTGNRCNVVWTAPHAEAQALAVLDDAAFLQELKRRYGDQMGELELLGPRFVWSVQLMQSRHYVKDRLALVGDAAHCCHPVGGQGLNLGIRDAAALAQVLKNAYRKNADMGSKQVLQEYERWRQWENLTILGFTDFLDRMFSHNFWPLVAVRRLGLWGLRSIFPLKQFALRLMTGQTGRRPVG
- a CDS encoding phosphate ABC transporter substrate-binding protein, which translates into the protein MAQRSGPPPIVFIFLFLMLVGGGYWYFSQKNVNQQTPITGGTPPPPPSGTPGTAPPPPPPTATTAFPAPISVPAGTTLRVDGSTSMVTINQNLKRGFEGQFPGTTVTANANGTDLGIQALLANTADIAAISRPLTSAEQSQGLITVPVARDQIAIVVGKDNPYQRGLTTTQVMQIFQGQITDWSQVGGPPSPIRVINRPVVSGTHQTFKELVLQGGNFGNTPNITTMERDATTPMLQQLGKDGIGYATYAQVANQQTVRVVSVEGLTPEAATYPYQRQLYYAYKNPPSPAVPYFLGYATSPQGQQAMLTEN
- a CDS encoding PspA/IM30 family protein, with the translated sequence MKKVIYWLVGEKAGRTIIGTWNWLWGMPVESGGKVAVQTAEEALRDMQASVQKLSEAVAIQVGAYQKAKQKYQAKAEEMQRLERQAITAQKLGNQEAARMAISKVIQIEQLLPQLETQVQQAETYVKASQEKLQRERLKLEAYKADMQNMKDITEINEALATMAKVNSDLNIDSARSQFEAAKSAVERRHLQQQALADLSENPAEKLQADLEKMTLDDAVSQRLKMLESSTEQSN
- a CDS encoding A24 family peptidase yields the protein MDSIFAVGASIIIFALGASIGSFINVVVYRVPAKLSILWPPSRCPQCLHQLGKTENVPVFGWLWLRGRCRHCHSPISPRYPLVEATTGFLFLLISLTPGTTVEIVGNMAFFSWLLALSLIDFDTMTLPSALTKSGLVVGLAFQAAAGLLPEWRSDLGATSVMGGIVGAVVGIWLLDIIRWLGSAVFQKEAMGDGDPKLAAMMGAWLGWQHLLLGCFLACAAGAFIGGGAIALGLQSRQKPFPFGPFLALGAAIASLWGEPIVQAYLNLFFPLR
- a CDS encoding SulP family inorganic anion transporter; this encodes MRLFNKINFRNVQGDIFGGVTAAIVSLPMALAFGVASGAGPVAGLYGAVCVGFFAALFGGTATLISEPTGPMTVVMTAIVTTLTAANPENGMAMAFTVVMLAGLFQILFGFFKLGKYITLMPYTVISGFMSGIGLIMIILQIGPFLGQKSGAGVIGTLQKLPEFIANIDIIETGLAAMTVAIIFAMPSKYKRIVPPQLVALIAGTVISLWVFPNADIRRIGEIPMGLPTLQMPVFSVDQLRVMLVNGVVLGMLGCIDTLLTSVIADSLTRTHHDSDKELIGQGIGNLISGLCGGLPGAGATMGTVVNIQAGAKTALSGLTRATILLVVVLWAAGLTQNIPMAVLAGIALKVGIDIIDWDFLKRAHVVSLKGAAIMYGVILLTVFVDLIVAVGVGVFVANILTIQRLSDIQAKDVKAITDADDEILLNSEEKELLKKAEGRILLFYLSGPMVFGVSKAIAREQAAIVNYKALVLDLSDVPLLGVTSSLVIESAIKDACDQGRHVFIVGAAGQTKHRLEKLNVLAILPPQNLLGSRAEALRQALSLIKHNEYLRYGSNGASNGNGTKGKIIPLKS